In the genome of Desulfofarcimen acetoxidans DSM 771, one region contains:
- a CDS encoding helicase C-terminal domain-containing protein: MLENFVVAHIITTGNDPLKEDVIETSLVRVSGSQIAETISFYSKPARKLPVRVKNITGLSDETLADKPFFNELLPEILSFIGASTLVSCEADLIYIFFSAAAGYPLPNLCLDVVQLAQILYPTLINYRLANLYEYLFNTDDILSSSDNILAGEMALLTARVFLKLREGFRGMEPELLVKLNNILNKTPESPLINFMQGLTAGVVKNYFLSGRPLVGTDLQTNAVLEDEQSSFFESSNETVQVYVSNLNQKQVVDILGPEGELAKQHPHYEHRPQQLQMSVAVAQTLNKQSLLLTEAGTGTGKSMAYLVPAVLWSAQNRERVVVSTHTINLQEQLWFKDIPMLQQMFGKSFRAALVKGRQNYLCLSRWSEVFSSTDNHSRWEALFYSRILVWLTKTQTGDRSEINLNGAEYDYWSKISADSDRCKGNQCHWFQKACFVSRAKKTAENSDLIIINHSLLCSDLQVENRILPSYGPLVIDEAHHLENVATEHFGYMISESSIKRWLESTDKLAIKLSHNPAAEANNNFDQKIYAVRKSVEDIRHASGVYFNLLRTEHSINDYAEEPVEAANQNAGGLCVSRLYKEAGQEQLLVEEDNLLTGFKILMDNLKKIMLKLEIWAAQYEKWVNTAKIFSLHLNLGTQLFASIEFILTHSDPNFVYWMEKNYFQSNTYITLRSSPIDIGKLLYEKLFASKKAVILTSATLSIAGSFDYFKERVGLNLYTEEISELQIDSPFNYGKQAKLFLTSDLPSQNEVPEQFYHTELANIIEKLVNVSQGKTLVLFTSHRSLKQTYLRLKPVLEDKEILLLGHNIDGSRSALIEEFVRNKKAVLFGTASFWEGIDIPGDSLSSVIIVKLPFWAPSIPIIEARLESLIKQGKNGFWEFSLPQAVIRFKQGFGRLIRSSRDYGAVIVLDKRIIQKKYGRYFLNSLPLKHHQRGDMENLLTQMTDWLGKKKSTVKI; encoded by the coding sequence TTGTTGGAAAACTTTGTCGTAGCCCATATAATTACCACTGGTAATGACCCCCTAAAAGAAGACGTTATCGAAACAAGCCTGGTCAGAGTCAGCGGCTCTCAAATAGCGGAAACAATTTCTTTTTACAGCAAGCCTGCCCGTAAACTGCCTGTAAGGGTTAAAAATATAACCGGACTTTCTGATGAGACTCTGGCAGATAAACCTTTTTTTAACGAGCTGCTGCCGGAAATACTGAGTTTTATCGGAGCTTCAACCCTGGTCAGCTGTGAAGCGGATTTAATATATATCTTTTTTTCGGCCGCGGCAGGTTACCCACTGCCTAATCTTTGTTTGGATGTTGTACAATTGGCTCAGATATTATACCCTACTTTAATTAATTACCGGCTGGCTAATCTCTATGAGTATTTATTTAATACGGATGACATTTTATCTTCGTCTGATAATATTTTGGCCGGAGAAATGGCTTTGTTGACGGCCAGGGTTTTTCTAAAGCTCCGTGAGGGTTTTCGAGGAATGGAACCTGAGCTGTTAGTAAAATTAAATAATATTTTAAATAAAACTCCGGAAAGCCCTTTAATCAACTTTATGCAAGGCCTAACCGCCGGTGTAGTAAAAAACTACTTCCTGTCTGGCAGGCCGTTGGTCGGCACTGATTTACAGACTAACGCAGTGCTTGAAGATGAACAGAGCTCGTTCTTTGAGTCCTCAAATGAAACTGTACAAGTGTATGTCTCTAATTTGAATCAAAAACAAGTAGTTGATATCCTGGGCCCGGAAGGGGAGTTGGCCAAACAGCACCCTCATTATGAGCACCGTCCCCAACAGTTGCAAATGTCTGTGGCAGTAGCCCAAACACTTAACAAGCAGTCCCTGCTGCTTACCGAAGCAGGGACCGGTACCGGTAAATCAATGGCTTACCTGGTGCCCGCTGTATTGTGGTCCGCACAAAACCGGGAGAGAGTAGTCGTTTCAACTCACACGATAAACCTCCAGGAACAGCTATGGTTTAAGGATATTCCAATGTTGCAACAGATGTTTGGGAAAAGCTTCCGGGCAGCCTTGGTCAAGGGAAGACAAAATTACCTGTGTCTTAGCCGGTGGTCTGAAGTATTTTCAAGCACGGATAATCATAGTCGCTGGGAAGCCTTGTTTTACAGCCGTATTCTGGTTTGGTTGACAAAAACACAGACCGGAGATCGCAGTGAGATTAATTTAAACGGTGCGGAATATGATTACTGGTCAAAAATTTCGGCTGACAGTGACAGGTGTAAAGGCAATCAATGTCACTGGTTTCAAAAAGCCTGTTTTGTCAGCAGAGCTAAAAAGACAGCGGAAAACTCGGACCTGATAATTATCAATCACTCTCTTCTATGTTCTGATTTGCAGGTGGAAAATCGAATTTTACCGTCTTATGGGCCGCTGGTAATTGATGAGGCACATCACTTAGAGAATGTTGCCACAGAGCATTTTGGCTATATGATTTCCGAAAGCAGTATCAAGCGCTGGCTGGAAAGTACAGATAAACTGGCAATTAAGCTTTCTCACAATCCGGCTGCGGAGGCAAATAATAACTTCGACCAGAAAATTTATGCTGTTCGTAAGTCTGTTGAGGATATCCGTCATGCGTCCGGAGTATATTTTAACTTATTAAGAACCGAACATAGTATCAATGATTATGCTGAAGAACCTGTAGAAGCGGCAAACCAAAATGCAGGCGGTTTATGCGTCAGCAGACTTTATAAAGAAGCCGGTCAAGAACAATTGTTAGTCGAAGAGGACAACTTATTAACCGGATTTAAAATTCTCATGGATAATCTGAAGAAAATAATGTTGAAGCTTGAAATCTGGGCTGCACAGTATGAGAAGTGGGTTAACACGGCGAAAATATTTTCACTGCATTTAAACCTGGGAACGCAGCTTTTTGCTTCCATAGAGTTTATTCTAACCCACAGTGATCCAAATTTTGTTTATTGGATGGAAAAAAATTATTTTCAAAGCAACACTTATATAACCCTGCGCTCTTCTCCCATTGACATAGGAAAACTGCTTTATGAAAAACTCTTTGCTTCTAAAAAAGCGGTAATTTTAACTTCAGCCACATTGTCCATTGCCGGTTCTTTTGATTATTTTAAAGAACGCGTAGGATTGAATTTGTACACAGAAGAAATAAGTGAATTGCAAATAGATTCCCCTTTTAATTACGGAAAGCAGGCCAAACTTTTTCTTACTTCCGATTTGCCAAGTCAAAACGAAGTGCCTGAGCAATTCTATCATACGGAACTGGCGAATATAATAGAGAAATTGGTAAATGTTTCGCAGGGGAAAACCCTGGTGCTTTTTACTTCACACCGAAGCTTAAAACAAACATATTTACGGCTAAAGCCGGTATTGGAAGATAAGGAGATATTGTTATTAGGCCACAATATTGACGGATCCCGTTCAGCTTTAATTGAAGAGTTTGTTAGAAACAAGAAAGCTGTTTTATTTGGAACCGCAAGCTTTTGGGAAGGGATTGATATCCCGGGTGACAGTTTAAGTTCTGTGATCATAGTTAAGCTGCCGTTTTGGGCGCCCAGTATCCCTATTATTGAAGCCAGGTTGGAAAGCCTGATCAAGCAGGGTAAAAACGGTTTTTGGGAATTCAGCCTGCCTCAAGCAGTAATTCGTTTTAAACAGGGCTTTGGCAGATTAATTAGAAGCAGTCGAGACTACGGAGCAGTAATTGTACTTGATAAAAGAATTATACAGAAGAAATACGGGCGTTATTTCCTTAATTCACTTCCCTTGAAGCACCACCAGAGAGGGGATATGGAAAACCTGCTGACTCAGATGACTGATTGGTTGGGCAAAAAAAAGAGCACGGTGAAAATATAA
- a CDS encoding 4Fe-4S dicluster domain-containing protein gives MENEICSTAPGTEFSPSGSLLQEIQQMTHQNISRCYQCKKCSAGCSVNFVMDLKVNEVVRAIQLGDRERLLAANSYWVCTACKTCKNRCPNDIDSSAIMDALKAIAIKENRVKKENKICHFHNSFLTAVKLLGRTHELGMVGLYKHKTKTYTDDLEMGLEMFKRGKFKILPERIRGTKQIKKIFEMAKEKDA, from the coding sequence ATGGAAAATGAAATTTGCAGTACGGCCCCCGGAACAGAATTCTCTCCTTCGGGGTCCCTGTTGCAGGAAATCCAACAGATGACGCACCAGAATATCAGCAGGTGTTATCAGTGCAAAAAGTGCAGCGCCGGTTGTAGTGTAAATTTTGTTATGGATTTAAAAGTCAATGAAGTTGTTAGGGCCATTCAACTGGGTGACCGGGAAAGACTTTTAGCTGCTAACAGTTATTGGGTATGTACGGCTTGTAAAACCTGTAAAAACCGTTGTCCCAATGATATTGATTCGTCTGCCATAATGGATGCTTTAAAAGCCATCGCTATTAAAGAAAACAGGGTTAAGAAGGAAAATAAAATCTGTCATTTCCATAATTCTTTCCTTACCGCTGTTAAATTGCTGGGTCGTACACATGAATTGGGGATGGTCGGCCTGTACAAGCATAAAACCAAAACTTACACGGATGATCTGGAAATGGGTTTAGAAATGTTTAAACGCGGCAAATTTAAAATACTTCCGGAAAGAATACGAGGCACCAAACAGATTAAGAAAATATTCGAAATGGCAAAGGAGAAGGATGCATGA
- a CDS encoding CoB--CoM heterodisulfide reductase iron-sulfur subunit B family protein, with product MKYSYYPGCSLHATALEFDLSTKAVFNSLGLTLEEVPDWNCCGATSAHSTSESLNIGLNLRNLTIAESAQNDLVIPCAACYNNTKITDYLVRNGHEQAKEINSEMLWTLGKSYQATINVKHALEIVATDEMLANIKKTVVNPLKGLKVACYYGCLLLRPSKMVAIDDPEQPKKMNKLMTVLGAEPVRWSAQTECCSGSASISQTEVALDLVKNIIASAKASGADVIACACPLCFTNLDTRQQKAIEEKIVEKPMPILYFTELMGLAMGLKDAQGWLKTHLVESVSVFESANLL from the coding sequence ATGAAATACAGTTACTATCCTGGATGTTCACTGCATGCCACGGCTTTAGAATTTGATTTATCCACTAAGGCAGTTTTCAATAGCCTCGGGCTGACCTTAGAGGAAGTTCCTGATTGGAACTGCTGTGGAGCAACTTCAGCTCACTCTACCAGTGAAAGTCTAAATATCGGTTTAAATTTACGCAACCTGACGATTGCGGAAAGTGCACAAAATGATCTGGTTATACCTTGTGCCGCTTGCTATAACAATACTAAAATAACTGATTACCTGGTTAGAAACGGTCATGAGCAAGCTAAAGAAATAAACAGTGAGATGCTCTGGACTCTGGGAAAGAGTTATCAAGCTACTATTAATGTCAAGCATGCCCTGGAAATAGTTGCAACTGATGAGATGCTGGCAAATATCAAAAAGACAGTAGTTAACCCTCTAAAAGGCTTAAAAGTAGCCTGTTATTACGGTTGCTTATTGCTGCGCCCTTCTAAAATGGTTGCCATTGACGACCCAGAGCAGCCAAAGAAAATGAATAAGCTAATGACTGTATTAGGTGCAGAGCCGGTTAGATGGTCTGCCCAAACGGAATGCTGCAGCGGAAGCGCTTCAATATCACAGACCGAGGTTGCTTTAGACTTGGTTAAGAACATTATTGCTTCGGCCAAAGCTTCCGGTGCTGATGTGATAGCCTGTGCCTGTCCGTTATGTTTTACCAACCTGGATACCAGGCAGCAGAAAGCCATAGAAGAAAAGATTGTTGAGAAACCGATGCCGATACTTTATTTTACTGAGCTTATGGGACTTGCTATGGGTCTCAAGGATGCCCAGGGCTGGTTAAAGACGCACCTGGTTGAAAGCGTATCTGTATTTGAGTCAGCCAATTTATTGTAA
- a CDS encoding NAD(P)-binding protein, producing the protein MKNEEKTVGAALVLGAGIAGMQSAQDLANAGYLVHLVTDSPSVGGKMGQLDKTFPTNECAMCMLGPVMNETMSHPNIKLHTVSKLIDVEGEAGNFQVKIKKAPRYVDVEECTACSDCEQVCPVELPNKYNQGIGTVKAVYKLFPQAVPNKYLIDKKGTPPCREACPAGINVQGYVQLTKVRKFDEALALVHEKNPLASICGRICTRPCESACNRGKADDPVAIKNIKRFLADRILLGDNPAPEITVKKNKKIAIIGAGPGGLAGANFLALKGYQVTIFEALPVGGGMLRVGIPEYRLTKDIIEAEIARIQKMGVEIKYGQALGKDFTLESLKEQGYEAVLLAIGCQKGTTMNIEGTDLNGVMNGVDFLRKVNLGEPVVVGKKVVVVGGGNVAMDVVRSAIRLGAEEATIVYRRSQDEMPADHEEIEHALEEGINLAILTNPTKLIGDKGSVVKIELQKQALGEPDASGRRRPVPVEGSEYLMDVDTVIMAIGQAADMNGVSDSIVGSGKIVVDKNSMATGMAGVYACGDVVTGPATAVEAIAAGNKAANAIDYYLEGGKPEEFKFEFFQEVPPSENPFVMPEDIPFENRPKMPMISAEKRKTNFDEVELGYTEDMAVAEAERCLNCGGCCECLQCVDVCKKNAIDHNAREEIVDLNVGSIVLVPGFDLFDAKLKGEYGYGIYPNVITSIEFERFMSPTGPKGGHIYRPSDHKDPIRVAFIQCVGSRDCNNGSEYCSSICCMYSTKEAIIAKEHDNRIEATIFYLDIRSYGKNFDKYVNSAKESGVRYVRSMISKIKEDPATNNLFIKYIADGEIKEEEFDLVVLAIGVLPPKEAQLLSKTVGFELNEYGFAKTDMATPTKTTRDGVFVAGAFQGPRDIPETVVNASAAAGSAGGLIASARGTMVKGKDYPVEIDVLGQEPRIGVFVCHCGINIAGVVDVEKVVEAAKKMPGVEFANNYLYTCSEDTVKSIGDLIKEKGLNRIVVASCTVRTHQALFREGLKLGGLNQFYFEMANIRDQCSWVHRDNPERATEKAIDLVKGAIGKVKYHDPLYLEPSPVVQKALVVGGGIAGMTAALSFAEQGYPCYLIEKEKELGGTMKHIYTNLTGENMQEHLNETINKVKNNPLIEIYTEAELYDFHGHKGNFVSTINQAGAKIDLSHGVAVVATGGKEKTPQEFLYGANDKVITNQQLESLLNTGKFDPASKQVVFIQCVTTPEIDGLKYCSRTCCGQSVKNALQIKKQNPNTQVFILHRDMRTYGYMEKYYKEAREIGVIFVPYDSKKDIKVNSAADGKLSLQVLDAASRTVLKLNPDILSLASSTEASEGVEGIANLMKLTLNEDGFFVETHAKLAPVDFPSQGIFLCGTAHSPKFVGEAISQAQGAVARACTILSKENLMVGGVVAVVDEDKCAACLTCVRTCPFGVPKINERHRAQIESVQCQGCGTCVGECPNKAIQLQHYKDIQLIGKVEGMFYEINDSAS; encoded by the coding sequence GTGAAGAATGAAGAAAAAACAGTAGGCGCGGCTCTAGTCCTTGGGGCTGGTATTGCCGGAATGCAATCCGCCCAGGATTTAGCTAACGCGGGCTATCTTGTCCACCTGGTAACAGACAGTCCCTCTGTCGGCGGTAAAATGGGCCAACTTGATAAAACCTTCCCTACCAATGAATGTGCTATGTGTATGTTAGGTCCTGTAATGAATGAGACAATGTCTCACCCAAATATTAAACTTCATACAGTGTCCAAGTTAATAGACGTAGAAGGGGAAGCGGGCAATTTCCAGGTAAAAATAAAGAAAGCACCTCGCTATGTTGATGTTGAGGAGTGTACAGCTTGTAGTGATTGTGAACAGGTTTGTCCCGTGGAGCTTCCTAATAAGTACAATCAGGGGATTGGTACCGTTAAAGCTGTTTATAAGTTATTCCCCCAGGCTGTGCCAAACAAATATTTAATTGATAAAAAAGGTACACCTCCTTGCCGCGAAGCTTGTCCGGCAGGAATTAATGTGCAGGGTTATGTTCAATTAACCAAGGTTAGAAAGTTTGACGAGGCTCTGGCTCTGGTACATGAAAAGAACCCCCTGGCTTCTATTTGTGGACGCATTTGTACACGTCCCTGTGAGTCTGCTTGTAATAGAGGAAAAGCAGACGATCCGGTAGCCATTAAAAATATTAAGCGGTTCTTAGCTGACCGCATATTGTTAGGTGATAATCCCGCTCCTGAAATTACCGTTAAGAAAAATAAAAAGATTGCCATTATCGGTGCTGGCCCCGGTGGTTTGGCAGGCGCTAATTTCCTGGCCTTAAAAGGCTATCAAGTTACTATATTTGAAGCTTTGCCGGTTGGCGGCGGTATGTTAAGAGTTGGTATTCCCGAATACCGCTTAACCAAGGATATTATTGAAGCTGAGATTGCCCGCATTCAGAAGATGGGTGTGGAAATCAAGTATGGCCAGGCTTTAGGCAAAGACTTTACTTTGGAAAGTTTGAAAGAACAGGGTTATGAAGCGGTTCTGCTGGCTATAGGTTGCCAAAAAGGAACCACTATGAATATAGAAGGCACTGATCTAAACGGTGTTATGAACGGTGTTGACTTTCTTCGTAAGGTTAACCTCGGCGAGCCGGTTGTTGTTGGCAAAAAAGTTGTTGTTGTCGGTGGCGGTAACGTGGCTATGGACGTTGTTCGCTCAGCTATTCGTTTGGGAGCTGAGGAAGCTACTATTGTTTATCGTCGTTCTCAGGATGAAATGCCCGCTGATCATGAAGAAATTGAACATGCCTTAGAAGAGGGTATTAATCTTGCTATTCTTACTAACCCGACAAAACTTATTGGGGATAAAGGCAGCGTAGTTAAGATTGAATTGCAAAAGCAAGCGCTGGGTGAACCTGATGCTTCCGGCAGACGCAGACCTGTTCCGGTAGAAGGTTCCGAGTATCTGATGGATGTTGATACTGTGATTATGGCTATTGGCCAGGCTGCCGATATGAACGGTGTCAGTGACAGTATCGTAGGTTCCGGTAAGATTGTAGTTGATAAAAACTCCATGGCTACCGGTATGGCGGGTGTGTATGCTTGCGGTGATGTTGTTACCGGTCCTGCCACAGCTGTTGAGGCAATTGCTGCCGGTAATAAAGCTGCAAACGCTATAGATTACTATCTGGAGGGCGGCAAGCCGGAAGAATTTAAGTTTGAGTTCTTCCAGGAGGTTCCTCCGTCTGAAAATCCTTTTGTTATGCCGGAAGATATACCGTTTGAAAATCGTCCGAAAATGCCCATGATCTCTGCCGAGAAGAGAAAGACTAATTTTGATGAGGTTGAGTTGGGTTATACTGAAGATATGGCTGTGGCTGAAGCAGAGCGCTGTTTAAATTGCGGTGGTTGTTGCGAATGCCTGCAGTGTGTGGATGTTTGTAAAAAGAATGCTATTGACCACAATGCAAGGGAAGAGATCGTTGATTTGAATGTAGGTTCCATCGTACTGGTGCCTGGTTTTGATCTGTTTGATGCCAAGCTTAAAGGTGAATATGGCTACGGTATCTATCCAAACGTGATCACGAGTATTGAATTTGAGCGTTTCATGAGTCCAACCGGTCCGAAGGGCGGACATATTTATCGTCCGTCTGATCATAAGGATCCGATTAGAGTGGCCTTTATTCAGTGCGTTGGCTCCAGAGATTGCAACAATGGCTCTGAGTATTGTTCTTCCATTTGTTGCATGTATTCGACCAAAGAAGCTATTATTGCAAAAGAGCATGACAATCGTATTGAGGCGACTATCTTCTATCTGGATATTCGCTCTTATGGTAAAAACTTTGACAAATACGTTAATTCTGCTAAAGAATCAGGCGTTCGCTATGTTCGCAGTATGATTTCTAAAATCAAGGAAGATCCCGCTACTAATAATCTGTTTATTAAATATATTGCAGACGGGGAAATTAAGGAAGAAGAATTTGATCTGGTTGTACTGGCTATAGGTGTATTGCCGCCGAAGGAAGCCCAGCTTCTGTCCAAGACTGTAGGTTTTGAGTTGAACGAATACGGTTTTGCCAAGACAGACATGGCTACTCCCACTAAGACAACCCGCGACGGTGTTTTTGTTGCAGGTGCATTCCAGGGTCCGCGTGATATTCCGGAAACAGTTGTTAATGCCAGTGCTGCAGCCGGTAGTGCCGGTGGTCTGATAGCCAGTGCCCGAGGCACTATGGTTAAAGGAAAAGACTATCCGGTTGAAATTGATGTTTTGGGACAGGAACCGCGCATCGGTGTATTTGTTTGTCACTGCGGTATAAATATTGCCGGTGTAGTTGATGTTGAAAAGGTTGTAGAAGCAGCTAAAAAGATGCCCGGGGTTGAGTTTGCGAATAATTACCTGTATACCTGCTCAGAGGATACTGTTAAGAGCATTGGAGATCTCATTAAGGAAAAGGGCTTAAACCGTATTGTTGTAGCCTCTTGTACGGTGCGTACTCACCAAGCCTTGTTCAGAGAAGGTTTGAAATTAGGTGGTTTGAACCAGTTCTACTTTGAAATGGCTAACATTCGGGATCAGTGCTCCTGGGTGCACCGTGATAATCCGGAAAGAGCAACCGAGAAAGCCATTGACTTAGTTAAAGGCGCTATCGGTAAAGTTAAGTATCATGATCCTCTGTATTTAGAGCCGTCACCTGTTGTACAAAAGGCACTGGTGGTAGGCGGTGGTATAGCCGGTATGACTGCTGCTCTGTCCTTTGCTGAGCAGGGCTATCCTTGCTATTTAATTGAGAAAGAAAAAGAACTGGGTGGCACAATGAAGCATATTTACACTAATTTGACCGGTGAAAATATGCAGGAACACCTTAATGAAACCATTAACAAGGTTAAGAATAATCCGTTGATTGAGATTTACACCGAAGCGGAATTATATGATTTCCATGGTCATAAAGGTAACTTTGTTTCAACCATTAACCAAGCCGGTGCCAAGATAGATTTAAGTCATGGTGTGGCTGTTGTCGCTACCGGTGGTAAGGAGAAAACACCGCAAGAGTTTCTGTATGGTGCAAATGACAAAGTCATTACCAACCAGCAATTAGAGAGTTTGCTTAATACAGGTAAGTTTGATCCTGCCTCCAAGCAAGTAGTCTTTATTCAGTGTGTTACAACACCGGAAATTGACGGTTTAAAATACTGCAGCAGAACTTGTTGCGGACAGTCTGTCAAGAATGCATTGCAGATTAAGAAACAAAATCCGAATACCCAGGTATTTATACTGCACCGTGATATGCGTACCTATGGATATATGGAAAAATATTATAAGGAAGCCAGAGAAATTGGTGTTATCTTTGTTCCTTATGACAGCAAGAAGGACATTAAGGTTAATTCTGCTGCTGATGGTAAGCTGAGTTTGCAGGTTCTGGATGCGGCTTCTCGTACTGTATTGAAGTTGAATCCGGACATCCTGTCTTTAGCCTCCTCAACAGAGGCTTCAGAAGGAGTGGAAGGTATAGCTAACTTAATGAAACTTACCTTAAACGAGGACGGTTTCTTTGTAGAGACTCACGCCAAATTAGCTCCGGTGGACTTCCCGTCTCAGGGTATTTTCCTTTGCGGTACAGCCCACTCGCCGAAGTTTGTAGGCGAAGCTATTTCCCAGGCTCAAGGTGCTGTTGCACGAGCTTGCACCATTTTATCTAAAGAGAACTTAATGGTAGGTGGTGTAGTAGCTGTAGTTGATGAAGATAAGTGTGCTGCCTGCCTGACTTGTGTCCGTACCTGTCCGTTTGGTGTACCTAAGATTAATGAGCGGCATAGGGCGCAAATTGAATCGGTACAGTGCCAGGGTTGCGGTACCTGCGTTGGAGAGTGTCCTAATAAGGCTATTCAATTGCAGCATTATAAAGATATTCAGTTAATCGGTAAGGTTGAAGGTATGTTTTATGAGATTAACGATAGTGCCAGTTAA
- a CDS encoding 4Fe-4S dicluster domain-containing protein translates to MSAINLTTIIKDNQDFIKYVSGESGQPVQQCYQCGKCTAGCPVALDMDYSPNSIVRMVQLGLKDEALRSQSIWICAYCSTCTSRCPRNIDIAKIMDCLRGMAKRQGIKLEGRAKDIALFYDSFLNTVKDNGRLYELGMMLNFNLKSKNYLRDADTGLAMFTRGKIKFVPMRNENYKEMALLFKRVKELEDKSK, encoded by the coding sequence ATGTCAGCTATAAATTTAACAACCATAATAAAGGATAACCAGGATTTCATTAAATATGTCAGTGGTGAAAGCGGACAACCCGTGCAGCAGTGCTACCAATGTGGTAAATGCACAGCGGGTTGTCCGGTTGCCTTAGATATGGATTATTCACCAAACAGTATTGTTCGGATGGTTCAACTTGGCTTAAAAGACGAAGCGTTAAGGAGCCAGTCTATTTGGATCTGCGCCTATTGTTCCACCTGTACATCCAGATGCCCGCGCAACATTGACATAGCTAAAATAATGGATTGCCTGCGTGGGATGGCTAAACGGCAAGGAATAAAGCTGGAGGGCAGAGCAAAAGATATAGCTTTATTTTATGACAGCTTTTTAAATACAGTGAAAGATAACGGAAGATTGTATGAATTGGGCATGATGCTTAATTTTAATTTGAAATCAAAGAATTATTTAAGAGATGCGGACACCGGTCTGGCCATGTTTACACGTGGTAAAATTAAATTCGTACCGATGCGCAATGAAAATTACAAGGAGATGGCTCTGCTCTTTAAAAGAGTTAAAGAATTGGAGGATAAATCCAAATGA
- a CDS encoding CoB--CoM heterodisulfide reductase iron-sulfur subunit B family protein, protein MRYAYYPGCCDHTSAKEYDISTRAVCKALGIELMEIPDWSCCGSTPGHSTSHLLGIALSARNLALVEEMGLDCTASCAACYQRLAMANVEMKNDTQLCEKINHITGKPYRGGVKVKSILEVIAEMNQSQILAKVVKSLKNLKIAVYYGCLMVRPRDIQIDDPENPTIMDNLLQNLGAQTLEWNYKTECCGAALAMSNEDIVLKLANKILADAKSAGANCIVTACPLCHFNLDMRQKKVNKAYETDYNLPVFYFTQLVGLALGIKPEALCLRDHFIDTKHILKLIV, encoded by the coding sequence ATGAGATATGCCTATTATCCTGGTTGCTGTGATCATACCAGCGCCAAAGAATATGATATATCTACAAGAGCAGTCTGCAAGGCATTGGGAATAGAGTTGATGGAGATACCTGATTGGAGTTGCTGTGGTTCCACTCCCGGACACAGCACCAGCCACCTGCTTGGAATAGCCTTGTCTGCCCGTAACCTGGCGCTGGTAGAGGAAATGGGACTTGACTGCACCGCCTCCTGTGCTGCTTGCTACCAGCGTCTGGCCATGGCTAATGTAGAGATGAAAAATGATACCCAACTTTGTGAAAAAATTAACCACATTACTGGAAAACCTTACCGAGGTGGAGTAAAGGTAAAATCCATATTGGAAGTAATTGCTGAAATGAATCAATCACAAATACTGGCAAAAGTAGTTAAAAGTTTAAAGAATCTAAAAATTGCTGTTTATTATGGTTGCTTGATGGTTAGGCCCAGGGATATTCAGATAGATGATCCGGAAAACCCGACAATTATGGATAACTTGTTGCAGAATTTGGGAGCCCAAACACTGGAGTGGAATTATAAAACTGAATGCTGCGGAGCAGCCTTGGCTATGTCAAATGAGGACATAGTATTAAAGTTGGCCAATAAGATTCTTGCCGATGCAAAGTCTGCCGGAGCAAATTGCATTGTTACCGCGTGTCCGCTCTGCCATTTTAATCTGGACATGCGTCAAAAGAAAGTCAATAAAGCTTATGAAACAGATTACAACTTGCCTGTGTTTTATTTTACACAGCTGGTCGGGTTGGCTCTGGGGATAAAGCCTGAGGCTTTGTGCTTAAGAGATCATTTTATAGATACCAAGCATATTCTCAAACTGATTGTTTAG